One window of the Trypanosoma brucei gambiense DAL972 chromosome 3, complete sequence genome contains the following:
- a CDS encoding 60S ribosomal protein L13, putative, whose amino-acid sequence MPKGNNAIPHVHQRKHWNPCSSQKGNVKVFFNQPAQKQRRRRLRLLKAKKIFPRPLKALRPQVNCPTVRYNMKRRLGRGFSLEELKAAGVKPRYARTIGIRVDRRRKNKSEEGMNINVQRLKTYMSKLVLFPLNRKKPQKGDATEEEVKAATQDRSRYGTAAVGGLVTPAREAPRKVTEEESTKKMYKFLKKNHSAVRFFRARNRRAARKEAKENEKK is encoded by the coding sequence ATGCCGAAGGGAAACAACGCGATTCCCCATGTGCACCAGAGGAAGCACTGGAACCCCTGCTCCTCGCAGAAGGGTAACGTTAAGGTGTTCTTCAATCAGCCTGCGCAGAAGCAGCGCCGTCGCCGCTTGCGTTTGTTGAAGGCGAAGAAGATCTTCCCGCGTCCGCTTAAGGCACTTCGCCCGCAGGTGAATTGCCCTACAGTTCGCTACAACATGAAGAGGCGCTTGGGACGTGGCTTCTCGTTGGAGGAGCTGAAGGCTGCTGGTGTGAAACCCCGCTATGCGAGGACGATTGGCATTCGTGTTGACCGTCGCCGAAAGAATAAAAGCGAGGAGGGTATGAATATTAACGTGCAACGCCTGAAGACATATATGAGCAAGTTGGTGCTGTTCCCCCTGAACCGCAAGAAGCCACAGAAGGGAGATGCaactgaagaggaggtgaaAGCTGCAACTCAGGACCGCTCTCGGTATGGCACAGCTGCTGTTGGAGGTTTGGTTACCCCCGCACGGGAGGCCCCACGCAAGGTAACGGAGGAGGAATCCACCAAGAAAATGTACAAATTCCTCAAGAAGAACCACAGCGCTGTTCGCTTCTTCAGGGCCCGCAACCGCCGTGCCGCTCGCAAGGAGGCGAAGGAGAACGAGAAGAAgtaa
- a CDS encoding 3', 5'-cyclic nucleotide phosphodiesterase,putative: MGCGIATLFPYSKGSSVSPTTVRGENYILSTSSDLKELKAVVKVPLEQSDPPRMLGKEKYIISQGAVVMDDRPVAHMPSAGILLLYCTTDHIDFTVSYLEHDTRAIFAHSFTDKELTDSKDDAGITFSWGSFFKSLASDVQRQKATVTPSPGGGKNVNFTVTNIKESDLMYKYICRLPLVSLPGDEDYRVRVVEYIVEPMTRMTQIRRRRSEMICPRLSLESLECERVVRSAMLQESKKKVEGLLADLKPLREESSVAAQKTMELAFCVNDLRKRLRLLCAAPPSKDPLDVLYDKGGAQYFEHTTQAVKYYPVETDVDTVVLACIRAAFPLPPGAPAESAMDVLDLPELQPLLDNSSRQAVRDVLEILCGIDKWGYDVIRLEIMTNGNSLFYTTYTILYKLDLVARFQLDDATLQRFLLGVQSGYHPNPYHNSMHAADVTQVNYYIIFIAGMKEKCQLRPEEQLGAVLAAAVHDFDHPGLNNNFHTRTNAYLSTLYNDRSILENHHIASVFQLLKHPSYNVLAPLNDEQFRTVRETMVEMVLATDMSNHGTILKRFQSRLVEASDWSANKQDVLVALSMSIKTADLSNCIRPYYIYSEWSSYIAQEFYKQGDEEERSNLSISPFMNRKTSDKDFPEGQKSFITYVVAPMMEAVVMFLPHLRFTLQLCENNRTAWCE; encoded by the coding sequence ATGGGCTGTGGAATCGCAACGCTCTTTCCATACTCTAAAGGGAGTAGTGTGTCTCCGACAACTGTTAGAGGCGAAAATTATATATTGTCTACTAGTAGCGATTTGAAGGAGCTGAAGGCGGTGGTGAAGGTCCCTTTGGAGCAGTCGGACCCGCCCCGCATGCTTGGAAAGGAGAAGTACATTATAAGTCAAGGGGCAGTTGTTATGGACGATCGACCGGTGGCACATATGCCGTCCGCTGgtattttgcttttgtacTGCACAACAGACCACATCGACTTCACAGTGTCATACCTTGAGCACGACACGAGGGCAATATTCGCCCACTCCTTCACAGACAAGGAGCTCACAGACTCGAAAGATGACGCCGGCATCACGTTTTCATGGGGATCGTTCTTCAAGTCCCTTGCATCGGATGTTCAAAGACAAAAGGCAACGGTGACTCCCTCTCCAGGTGGTGGTAAAAATGTGAATTTTACCGTTACCAATATAAAGGAGTCGGACCTAATGTACAAATACATTTGCAGGCTTCCCCTTGTCTCACTTCCCGGTGACGAAGACTACAGAGTACGTGTTGTAGAATATATTGTGGAGCCCATGACTCGAATGACTCAAATACGCCGACGTCGGAGCGAGATGATTTGTCCACGTCTCTCTCTGGAATCTCTGGAGTGTGAGCGTGTCGTGCGTTCTGCGATGCTACAAGAgagcaaaaagaaggtggagggGTTGCTTGCTGATTTGAAGCCGCTACGGGAAGAATCTTCTGTGGCGGCGCAGAAAACAATGGAACTTGCCTTCTGTGTCAATGATTTGAGAAAGCGTTTGCGCCTGCTGTGTGCTGCCCCACCCTCAAAGGATCCATTAGATGTGCTGTACGACAAGGGGGGCGCACAGTACTTTGAACACACGACGCAGGCAGTGAAATATTACCCGGTTGAAACTGACGTTGACACGGTCGTTTTGGCGTGCATTCGCGCAGCCTTTCCACTCCCTCCCGGTGCTCCTGCTGAGAGCGCGATGGACGTCTTGGACCTTCCTGAGCTGCAACCGTTGCTCGACAATTCTTCCAGGCAGGCTGTGAGGGATGTACTTGAAATTCTTTGTGGCATTGATAAATGGGGTTACGATGTGATCCGCCTAGAGATAATGACAAATGGCAACTCTCTCTTTTATACGACTTACACGATTCTTTATAAATTGGATCTAGTGGCCCGCTTTCAACTTGACGACGCGACACTGCAGCGCTTTCTACTTGGTGTCCAATCGGGATATCACCCCAATCCCTATCACAACTCGATGCATGCGGCAGACGTCACGCAGGTTAACTACTACATTATTTTTATCGCTGGAATGAAGGAGAAGTGCCAGCTGCGACCGGAGGAGCAGCTGGGCGCCGTGCTCGCTGCAGCCGTCCATGACTTTGATCACCCCGGTTTGAATAACAATTTTCACACTAGAACGAATGCGTACTTGAGCACACTTTACAACGATAGGTCAATCCTTGAAAACCATCACATAGCTTCCGTCTTTCAGTTGCTGAAGCACCCGTCTTACAACGTTCTGGCACCACTGAATGACGAGCAGTTCCGCACTGTACGCGAGACAATGGTAGAAATGGTTCTAGCCACGGATATGTCAAATCACGGAACTATACTGAAGAGGTTCCAGTCGCGCTTGGTAGAGGCTAGTGACTGGAGTGCGAACAAACAGGATGTTCTTGTGGCACTTTCTATGAGCATCAAAACAGCCGATCTCTCAAATTGCATTCGTCCCTATTACATATACTCGGAATGGTCTTCGTATATTGCACAAGAGTTCTACAAGCAGGgtgatgaagaagagaggagcaacctctccatttcccccttcatgaATCGTAAAACGAGCGACAAAGACTTCCCTGAAGGACAGAAGTCATTTATAACATATGTGGTGGCACCAATGATGGAAGCAGTGGTGATGTTTCTCCCTCATCTCCGTTTCACCCTTCAACTGTGCGAAAATAACCGCACTGCATGGTGTGAGtag
- a CDS encoding acyltransferase, putative, translated as MDAGKLFHLLAAIVFMKLLFGCIFARVPLEARANDHPPGESFQHAGSMGEVSVGVPRRSTRNSRMDTDRSVRNWGAGHGVGGALPGLFGLIPGIQELMIAFSCLTWPDILWRYFLFLLLLLTFLYFTENVRDLLYVRPRMLRLGDSYLTEKPPRVGRDVALSYDTPWCLYEVMKTTFFAVTGLLAVRLFIFVLFSFMTLVVMSMAGRRGRNRNDNPLWFSFFTLLAYITFCVASVGIGFYNFRVFGRIADRSECKILISNHSCVFEVVLLFALAQFPSFITRKETKLPLFESIVRLSDSILVDRSAAESRRRAAEAIAKRAKDRDPLVPQLLVFPEGTTTNQRTLFMFRKGAMEPGEPIQMICVGFPYKHFNPCWNGRCCGGNSFGVLILRLCSQFVNRVEVRPLPIYVPTESEREDPILYANRCQEMMANVLGCGVSECTYADYVALLNEKSASAPVPPKRFTKG; from the coding sequence ATGGACGCCGGTAAACTTTTTCATCTGTTAGCTGCTATTGTTTTTATGAAGCTTCTCTTCGGCTGCATATTCGCACGGGTGCCATTGGAAGCCCGAGCCAACGATCACCCACCGGGTGAGTCGTTTCAACACGCAGGATCCATGGGGGAGGTGTCTGTTGGTGTTCCTCGAAGGTCTACGAGAAACTCTAGGATGGACACCGACAGAAGCGTTCGCAATTGGGGCGCAGGCCACGGCGTTGGGGGAGCTCTCCCAGGCCTTTTTGGCCTGATTCCTGGGATTCAGGAGCTGATGATCGCATTTTCGTGCCTTACCTGGCCAGACATACTGTGGAGGTATTTCCTGTTTTTACTACTGCTCTTAACATTTCTTTACTTTACGGAGAACGTTCGTGACCTCCTTTATGTTCGTCCGCGGATGCTGCGTCTTGGAGACTCGTACCTCACAGAAAAGCCACCACGTGTTGGTCGGGACGTTGCGCTGAGCTACGACACGCCTTGGTGTCTTTATGAGGTGATGAAGACAACATTTTTCGCGGTGACAGGCTTACTCGCAGTGCGACTTTTCATATTCGTTCTCTTCTCCTTCATGACGCTGGTTGTAATGAGCATGGCAGGACGGAGGGGGAGGAATCGCAATGACAACCCCTTGtggttttcatttttcaccCTCCTCGCCTACATCACCTTCTGCGTTGCTTCTGTGGGAATAGGCTTCTACAACTTCAGGGTGTTCGGGCGTATTGCCGACAGAAGTGAGTGCAAAATATTGATTTCTAACCACTCATGTGTATTCGAAGTTGTTCTCTTGTTCGCTCTCGCGCAGTTCCCATCGTTCATTACCCGCAAGGAGACCAAACTGCCTCTTTTCGAATCGATTGTGAGATTGTCAGACTCCATTCTGGTGGACAGGAGTGCCGCTGAGTCCCGTCGTCGTGCCGCCGAGGCCATCGCAAAGCGCGCGAAGGATAGGGACCCCCTAGTGCCTCAGTTGCTTGTATTTCCTGAGGGCACAACGACAAATCAGAGGACGTTGTTCATGTTCCGAAAGGGCGCGATGGAGCCAGGTGAGCCCATTCAGATGATTTGCGTGGGATTTCCGTACAAGCATTTCAATCCCTGCTGGAACGGTCGCTGTTGTGGGGGTAACAGTTTTGGTGTTTTAATCCTTCGGTTGTGCTCTCAGTTTGTCAACCGTGTTGAAGTGCGGCCCCTGCCCATCTACGTTCCAACTGAGTCGGAGCGAGAGGACCCGATTCTGTACGCCAATCGCTGTCAGGAGATGATGGCGAACGTGCTTGGTTGTGGTGTCAGCGAATGTACGTATGCTGACTATGTCGCATTGTTAAATGAGAAGTCGGCTTCAGCACCAGTGCCACCTAAGAGGTTCACCAAGGGATAA
- a CDS encoding kinesin, putative, whose amino-acid sequence MHDSVGTGTRVQVGVRIFPTRQGERSVVHGDPDDNHVVVIDGEGTKGSSALKFDRVFTGSQEEVYDFVGRPMLKEAFEGFNVCLFAYGQTGTGKTYSLFGDLDDKTRCGIAPRFAQAMIEEGQRRMEADNRATIRFSLTMVEVYMEKVRDLLAPRVRGQEPEALEIHEDNQRRVYVKGAGIHPVLSLDRLMELLSIGNANRQKGETKMNETSSRSHAIIQLTISQQHESLETKDVESVAMLVDLAGSERQSKAESTGLAFEEAKKINQSLLMLGRALNSFSDRKGNGGFISLRASKLTRLLSESFGGNSKTWMLATVSPSASNLTETISTLEYAQNASAITNKVRVNRAERRLNFEAIQSRVATLKEQLGCEAKVVSDLDVDIISARDEIQFLQNMLSCRCDFDVEVELREALEEREKLLLHLKSALGQDASSSVHAQPPLSCFYGTCKTSLGSIPLGGSEVETMVVQCYNLSGPPPLLICHVHIHLADENCVAVVVRIREILHLPDYVTGGAQVTMWFEGHSSSSVRTPIVGSNGGNPLFSLKQTYILGPHTKDIERFLQAEVLNFRVDGFILSECV is encoded by the coding sequence ATGCATGACTCTGTGGGAACGGGGACCCGAGTTCAGGTGGGAGTCCGTATTTTCCCTACGCGTCAGGGTGAGAGGTCAGTGGTACACGGCGACCCGGATGACAATCATGTCGTTGTGATAGACGGTGAGGGCACTAAAGGTAGCTCTGCCCTCAAATTCGACCGAGTGTTCACTGGCTCTCAGGAGGAGGTCTATGATTTTGTTGGGAGACCGATGCTGAAGGAGGCGTTTGAAGGCTTcaatgtttgtttatttgcatATGGGCAGACGGGGACAGGGAAAACATATAGTCTTTTTGGTGATCTGGACGATAAGACGAGGTGTGGAATTGCACCGCGCTTTGCTCAGGCAATGATTGAGGAGGGCCAGCGCCGTATGGAAGCGGACAATCGCGCAACGATCAGATTTTCCTTGACAATGGTAGAAGTGTATATGGAGAAGGTGCGCGATCTGCTCGCCCCGCGTGTGCGAGGACAGGAGCCGGAGGCGCTAGAAATTCATGAGGACAATCAGCGACGTGTTTATGTGAAGGGTGCTGGTATACACCCTGTGCTGAGTTTGGATCGTCTGATGGAGTTACTCAGCATCGGCAATGCTAACCGGCAAAAGGGAGAGACAAAAATGAACGAAACCAGCTCCCGATCGCATGCCATTATTCAGCTTACTATTTCCCAGCAGCACGAATCACTTGAGACGAAGGATGTGGAAAGTGTTGCGATGCTGGTGGACTTGGCGGGAAGCGAGCGGCAGAGCAAAGCAGAATCCACTGGTCTTGCCTTTGAGGAAGCGAAGAAGATAAACCAATCTCTTCTGATGCTCGGGCGGGCGCTGAACTCCTTTAGTGATCGGAAGGGGAATGGGGGTTTTATCTCGTTGCGCGCGTCGAAACTGACTCGGCTTCTCTCAGAGAGCTTTGGTGGTAACAGCAAAACGTGGATGCTTGCGACAGTGTCCCCTTCCGCCTCGAACTTAACCGAGACAATATCCACACTTGAGTATGCACAGAACGCGTCGGCAATTACCAACAAAGTTAGAGTCAACAGAGCGGAAAGGAGGCTAAATTTTGAAGCGATACAGTCTCGTGTTGCAACACTAAAGGAACAACTTGGCTGTGAAGCGAAAGTTGTTTCGGATTTGGATGTTGACATAATTTCTGCTCGTGACGAAATTCAGTTTCTCCAGAACATGTTATCTTGCAGATGTGATTTTGACGTTGAAGTGGAGTTGAGAGAGGCCCTTGAGGAGCGCGAGAAACTGCTGTTGCATCTTAAAAGCGCCTTAGGGCAAGATGCTTCTTCAAGCGTTCATGCTCAGCCACCGCTTTCATGCTTTTATGGGACCTGTAAAACTTCCCTGGGAAGTATACCGTTAGGGGGTTCTGAGGTAGAAACAATGGTTGTCCAATGTTACAACCTGTCGGGGCCACCTCCTCTTCTGATTTGTCACGTACATATCCACCTCGCAGACGAGAATTgtgttgccgttgttgttcGTATTCGTGAAATCCTTCACTTACCTGACTATGTGACGGGAGGGGCCCAGGTGACCATGTGGTTTGAGGGACATTCCTCGAGTTCCGTAAGAACGCCCATAGTAGGGTCTAATGGCGGCAACCCCTTGTTTTCCCTCAAGCAGACATATATATTAGGGCCACATACAAAGGACATTGAAAGGTTCCTGCAAGCGGAGGTGCTAAACTTTCGTGTTGACGGGTTTATCCTATCTGAATGTGTTTAA
- a CDS encoding heat shock protein 20, putative, whose product MWDPFRDIDRIFNRVLPLTGAGSFSSFSRGSWSPAMDLVEKPEGYKLLVDLPGMNREDIQVGIEDNRLCISGNRKSLLKDDEQHLAVFLERGYGRFERCMNLPSPIVEESVKARLRDSVLVVELKKNNSPASSAATSVTIQ is encoded by the coding sequence ATGTGGGACCCTTTTCGTGATATTGACCGCATATTTAACCGCGTTCTGCCTCTCACAGGTGCTGGTTCATTCAGCTCTTTTTCCCGTGGGTCATGGTCGCCCGCTATGGACCTTGTGGAGAAACCTGAAGGGTATAAACTCCTGGTGGATCTCCCCGGCATGAATCGCGAGGACATTCAAGTGGGGATTGAGGACAATCGGTTATGCATCAGCGGCAATCGCAAGTCATTACTTAAAGATGATGAGCAACACCTTGCCGTGTTTCTGGAGCGTGGCTACGGTCGGTTTGAGCGTTGTATGAATTTGCCATCGCCTATTGTCGAGGAAAGCGTGAAGGCGAGGCTAAGGGATTCTGTTCTTGTGGTGGagttgaagaaaaataactCCCCTGCGAGCAGCGCTGCAACATCCGTAACGATTCAGTAA
- a CDS encoding 60S ribosomal protein L13, putative — translation MFFIAVRVLAPMPKGNNAIPHVHQRKHWNPCSSQKGNVKVFFNQPAQKQRRRRLRLLKAKKIFPRPLKALRPQVNCPTVRYNMKRRLGRGFSLEELKAAGVKPRYARTIGIRVDRRRKNKSEEGMNINVQRLKTYMSKLVLFPLNRKKPQKGDATEEEVKAATQDRSRYGTAAVGGLVTPAREAPRKVTEEESTKKMYKFLKKNHSAVRFFRARNRRAARKEAKENEKK, via the coding sequence ATGTTTTTCATTGCCGTAAGAGTTTTAGCGCCAATGCCGAAGGGAAACAACGCGATTCCCCATGTGCACCAGAGGAAGCACTGGAACCCCTGCTCCTCGCAGAAGGGTAACGTTAAGGTGTTCTTCAATCAGCCTGCGCAGAAGCAGCGCCGTCGCCGCTTGCGTTTGTTGAAGGCGAAGAAGATCTTCCCGCGTCCGCTTAAGGCACTTCGCCCGCAGGTGAATTGCCCTACAGTTCGCTACAACATGAAGAGGCGCTTGGGACGTGGCTTCTCGTTGGAGGAGCTGAAGGCTGCTGGTGTGAAACCCCGCTATGCGAGGACGATTGGCATTCGTGTTGACCGTCGCCGAAAGAATAAAAGCGAGGAGGGTATGAATATTAACGTGCAACGCCTGAAGACATATATGAGCAAGTTGGTGCTGTTCCCCCTGAACCGCAAGAAGCCACAGAAGGGAGATGCaactgaagaggaggtgaaAGCTGCAACTCAGGACCGCTCTCGGTATGGCACAGCTGCTGTTGGAGGTTTGGTTACCCCCGCACGGGAGGCCCCACGCAAGGTAACGGAGGAGGAATCCACCAAGAAAATGTACAAATTCCTCAAGAAGAACCACAGCGCTGTTCGCTTCTTCAGGGCCCGCAACCGCCGTGCCGCTCGCAAGGAGGCGAAGGAGAACGAGAAGAAGTAA
- a CDS encoding kinesin, putative: MHDSVGTGTRVQVGVRIFPTRQGERSVVHGDPDDNHVVVIDGEGTKGGSALKFDRVFTGSQEEVYDFVGRPMLKEAFEGFNVCLFAYGQTGTGKTYSLFGDLDDKTRCGIAPRFAQAMIEEGQRRMEADNRATIRFSLTMVEVYMEKVRDLLAPRVRGQEPEALEIHEDNQRRVYVKGAGIHPVLSLDRLMELLSIGNANRQKGETKMNETSSRSHAIIQLTISQQHESLETKDVESVAMLVDLAGSERQSKAESTGLAFEEAKKINQSLLMLGRALNSFSDRKGSDGFISLRASKLTRLLSESFGGNSKTWMLATVSPSASNLTETISTLEYAQNASAITNKVRVNEATGSDELKRLRECAVHLEEKLGSLGSERLKKQEELSKLIWERDSLRRSLASSDTQSNTNMNLVRAVNSIRLGNIALRRRVEAATKGCIASLDGRLATQYFKGKSSISAKSIMLGGRRSFTLGLLNDYGFLTEAKLHIQLFPCDPHAYAREDPMILVGESLRFCLNVVGAVGIPESCCAHVFCRFSMLFDNEERYFATRASTDTQTPRWNFVKLFEVPNLTEEIIRSFCERPIFTFEVFAFGME, from the coding sequence ATGCATGACTCTGTGGGAACGGGGACCCGAGTTCAGGTGGGAGTCCGTATTTTCCCTACGCGTCAGGGTGAGAGGTCAGTGGTACACGGCGACCCGGATGACAATCATGTCGTTGTGATAGACGGTGAGGGCACTAAAGGTGGCTCTGCCCTCAAATTCGACCGAGTGTTCACTGGCTCTCAGGAGGAGGTCTATGATTTTGTTGGGAGACCGATGCTGAAGGAGGCGTTTGAAGGCTTcaatgtttgtttatttgcatATGGGCAGACGGGGACAGGGAAAACATATAGTCTTTTTGGTGATCTGGACGATAAGACGAGGTGTGGAATTGCACCGCGCTTTGCTCAGGCAATGATTGAGGAGGGCCAGCGCCGTATGGAAGCGGACAATCGCGCAACGATCAGATTTTCCTTGACAATGGTAGAAGTGTATATGGAGAAGGTGCGCGATCTGCTCGCCCCGCGTGTGCGAGGACAGGAGCCGGAGGCGCTAGAAATTCATGAGGACAATCAGCGACGTGTTTATGTGAAGGGTGCTGGTATACACCCTGTGCTGAGTTTGGATCGTCTGATGGAGTTACTCAGCATCGGCAATGCTAACCGGCAAAAGGGAGAGACAAAAATGAACGAAACCAGCTCCCGATCGCATGCCATTATTCAGCTTACTATTTCCCAGCAGCACGAATCACTTGAGACGAAGGATGTGGAAAGTGTTGCGATGCTGGTGGACTTGGCGGGAAGCGAGCGGCAGAGCAAAGCAGAATCCACTGGTCTTGCCTTTGAGGAAGCGAAGAAGATAAACCAATCTCTTCTGATGCTCGGGCGGGCGCTGAACTCCTTTAGTGATCGGAAGGGGAGTGACGGTTTCATCTCGTTGCGCGCGTCGAAACTGACTCGGCTTCTCTCAGAGAGCTTTGGTGGTAACAGCAAAACGTGGATGCTTGCGACAGTGTCCCCTTCCGCCTCGAACTTAACCGAGACAATATCCACACTTGAGTATGCACAGAACGCGTCGGCAATTACCAACAAAGTTAGAGTTAATGAGGCGACAGGGAGTGACGAATTGAAGCGACTGAGGGAGTGTGCAGTGCATCTTGAGGAGAAGCTAGGATCATTGGGATCTGAGAGGTTgaaaaagcaggaggagCTCTCCAAATTGATATGGGAACGTGATTCTCTTAGGCGCTCGCTAGCATCTTCTGATACCCAGTCGAACACGAATATGAACCTCGTTAGAGCAGTGAACAGTATCCGTCTTGGTAACATTGCCCTACGACGGAGGGTGGAAGCGGCTACCAAAGGTTGTATAGCTTCACTTGACGGCAGGCTCGCAACACAGTACTTCAAGGGAAAATCTAGTATCTCGGCCAAGAGTATTATGTTAGGAGGTCGACGCTCATTCACCCTGGGTCTTTTAAATGACTATGGATTTTTGACTGAGGCGAAGCTCCACATCCAGCTATTCCCTTGTGATCCGCATGCCTACGCGCGTGAGGACCCCATGATACTTGTGGGGGAGAGTCTTCGCTTTTGTCTCAATGTTGTAGGTGCCGTTGGCATTCCGGAATCTTGCTGTGCCCATGTATTTTGCAGGTTCAGCATGTTGTTTGATAATGAGGAAAGGTACTTTGCTACGCGGGCCAGCACCGATACACAAACTCCTCGTTGGAATTTTGTGAAACTGTTTGAAGTGCCTAACTTGACGGAAGAGATCATTCGCTCCTTCTGCGAACGTCCGATTTTCACGTTTGAGGTGTTCGCCTTCGGCATGGAGTGa